DNA from Microbacterium sp. SORGH_AS_0969:
CTGCATACTCTCGTCGCCCGCGTGATCTCGCGACAGGACGCCGCTGATCTGTCCCGGAGACCATTGTTCCTTCAGCCGGTCCGAGACGTACTCCCGCAACCGTCCGGGCTGGGCCAGCTTCGCGGGCTTCGGCCGGACCCTCTTCGCCGCGGCATCGCGGTGAGCGGCGTGCGGCAGGTAACGCCCGTTCGCATCCCTGCGCGCGTCGAGTTCGCGCTTGATCGTCGACGCTGCCCGGTCCAGCTCCCGGCCAATCGACCGCAACGTCCACCCGAGCCGCCGTAAATCGGCGATCTTCTCCCGCTCCTGCAGAGACAGCAGCCGAGAACCGATCTGCGCCGGAACCCGGGGCGGTGGGGTCGTCATGGACTCCATCGTGGTGCGCCCAGTCGAGTAGTCAACGCGTCGCCCGTCCGGGTAGAACCGCGAGTTCCGCGAATGCCGGACCCCGTGATCCCAATCCCGTGCGGTGCGCTCGTGGATGCCGACCTGCGCTGCGGCGTCCCGCCGCGACACACCTTCCCCGCGCAGCCGGGCATACTCGCCCCGACGCGGATGCGGCCGCGCCGGGAACTTCCCCTCGGAACGGAACCCCGCCTTCCTGGCCCAGGTGAAACCCGTATTCCGATTCATCCCGAGCTCTCGCGCAGCCAACGTCACACTGCCGAGTTCCTTCAACAGCGTCAGGAACTCATCCCGACGACGATCCTTCTCCTCCGAAAACGACACGGTGGTCGCAACCTCCCAAAATCTGGGGTGTTGCGACCACCGTTAGAACCCGCGCTTACGGTTCCGGGGCGTTCGCCGTTGCATCGGGTGTTCTGGCCCCGGATGCCATGGACGCGGCGCCCGGCGGGGCGTGGCCCGGTCGCGGGGGAGCGCCGCTACCGTGGGATCGTGAGCACACCGCGCGATGACGACGCCCTCTCGTGGGGCGGTGACGACGATCCGACTCTCGACGTCGGCGACAAGCGCACGCCCGACCCGGTGGGGGAGCCGGTCGCGGGACCGGAACCGCTCGTGCCTCAGCCCCCTGTTTCGGATGCGCCGCCGACACGCGAGGCGCCGCGCGCGCCCGAGGCCGCGGCATCCGTCGATTCCCCTTCGGACGCGACTCCGGATGCCGCGCATTCCGCGCCGCTCGGAAACGTCGGCCTCGTGGGCATCGGCATGGTGGCGGCGACGTTCCTGCTCTTCGCGCTCGGCTGGCTGCTTTCGGGACGCCAGCTCCAGAGCCTCGGCATCCCCATCCCGGATGTGACCGTCGTCGCGATGACGATCGGGGCCACCCTCGCCCCGATCGTGTGGTTCGTGACGGTCCTCGTGCTCACGCGGTCGTGGCGCACGTGGCAGCGATTCCCGCTGCTGATCCTGGGCATCGTCCTGCTCGTGCCGTGGCCGTTCCTGTCGATGGGATCTCTCGCATGAGCGCCGTCGCCCGCACCCGTCACCTGCCGACGTGGCTCGTCGTCACGATCGCGGGAATCTTCGGACTGTTCTACGCGTACGTCGTGTGGAGTTCGGTGGCCCTGCTCATCCTGCAGGTCAACGGGCCGCTGGGTCTCAACGGCCTCGGCTGGTTCGTCTACTGCCTGCCGATCGTCTTCCCGCTCATCGCGTTCGGCGTCGCTTTCGCGATCGGCGCGCGGCGGAAGGCGGGGGAGTTCGCCCTCGTGCTGCTGGCCGGCCTGACGCTGTCGGCGGCCTTCTGGCTCGCGATCGTGGGGTACGGGACGACGTCGTACGGGTTGTACGGGTCGTAAGCGCGGCTCCGCGCACGTCGTCGTAGGCGACCCTCCGGCGTCACACGGTCCGGCATCCGTGCGCCTCCGCGCTAGGCTGGCAGACGGCCCGCACGGGTCGCGCGCCCGGTTCGCGCCGGCGGTGCGCGACGGTGCGCGTCAGACCCCCAGCACCGTTTCGAAGGACGCATCCGTGACGAAGCCCGTCGTGCTCATCGCCGAAGAACTCTCTCCCGCCACGATCGACGCGCTCGGCCCCGACTTCGACGTGCGCAACGTCGACGGGACCGACCGCCCCGCGCTGCTCTCGGCCCTCGCCGACGCGCACGCGGTGCTCGTGCGCTCGGCCACCCAGATCGACGCCGAGGCTCTCGCCGCAGCGCCGTCGCTCAAGGTCGTCGCCCGTGCCGGTGTCGGCCTCGACAACGTCGACATCAAGTCGGCCACCGCGGCCGGAGTCATGGTCGTCAATGCGCCGACCTCCAACATCATCTCGGCCGCCGAGCTCACCGTCGGGCACGTGCTGTCTCTCGCCCGCCGCATCCCGGCTGCCCACTCCTCGCTCGCGCAGGGCCTGTGGAAGCGCAGCTTGTTCACCGGTACCGAGCTGTTCGAGAAGACGATCGGCATCATCGGTCTCGGACGCATCGGTGCGCTGATCGCCGCCCGGTTGCAGGCGTTCGACATGCGCGTGATCGCGTACGACCCCTACGTCACCGCGGCTCGTGCTCAGCAGCTCGGTGTGCAGCTCGTTTCGCTCGACGAGCTCCTCGAGCAGAGCGACTTCGTCACCATCCACATGCCCAAGACGCCCGAGACGACGGGAATGATCGGCGCCGAGCAGCTGCGCCGCATGAAGAAGACGGCGTACGTCATCAACGTCGCGCGAGGTGGCCTCATCGACGAGGAGGCGCTGTTCGACGCCCTCACCGCCGGCGAGATCGCCGGTGCCGGCCTCGACGTGTTCTCGACCGAGCCTCCCGCCGAGGGCGGCCCGGCGCGCAAGCTCCTCGACCTGCCGAACGTCGTGGTCACCCCGCACCTCGGCGCCAGCACCGAGGAAGCGCAGGAGAAGGCGGGTGTCTCCGTCGCCCGCTCCGTGAAGCTCGCCCTCGAGGGCGACCTCGTTCCGGATGCCGTGAACGTCGCCGGCGGCGCGATCGACCCGTTCGTGCGTCCCGGTATCGCGCTCGTCGAGATGCTCGGCCAGTTCTTCAGCGGCCTCGCCGACAGCGCCCTCACCAGCCTCGACATCGAGGTGCGCGGCGAGCTCGCCGCCTACGACGTGAGCGTCTACCGCCTCGCCGCGCTGAAGGGATACTTCAGCCGGATCGTCAGCGAGAGCGTGTCGTACGTCAACGCGCCGCTCTTCGCCGAACAGCGCGGGGTCGAGGCGCGGCTCGTCGTCGAAGCCGAGAGCCCGCTGTACCGCAACATCACGATCCTGCGCGGCACGCTCGCCGACGGCTCGACCCTGACGGTTGCGGGTACGCTCGCCGGAACCCGCATGGTGCCGAAGGTCGTCGCCATCAACGGCTACGACATCGAGGTGCCGATCGAGAAGCACCACCTCGTGATGCGCTACGCCGACCGCCCCGGCATCGTCGCGATCTACGGCCAGAAGCTGGGCGAGGCGGGCATCAACATCGCCGGTCTCCAGGTGGCGGCTCCGGATGCTACGGGCCGTGCGCTCTCGGTCCTCACCGTCGATTCGCCCGTGCCCGACGAGATCCTCGGCGCCATGCGCGAGGCCGTCGGCGCCGACCTGTTCCGGCAGATCGACATCGTCCGAAGACTGACGCGACAGCGTTCGGGGGAGGGGGTCGCGGGAGCGGCCCCCTTCGTCGTTTCCGGGATGGTTCTGTACGGGGTGTTCATGGCGTGACGGCCTGGGCGACGATGCGAGCAGCCCGCGAGGGGTCAGGACGGTGGCCTCTTCGGCGCGCGGCTCGCTGGCCGCATCCTGGATGGATGCGCCGGTCACCCGTCGTTCAGGTGGTCGCCGCGACGACCGCGGCGATGAGCTTGTCGAGGTCAGCACCCTCGACCCGCGGGCTCGGGACGGCGTTGAGGTCGAGAACGGCGTTGAAGTAGAGGCCGTCGCTGACGAGCAGCACGATCTGCAGTGCGGTCTCGTCGCGGGTGTGGCCCCGCAGGCTATCTTCCCAGAGCTCGCGCACGCGTCGGAGTGATGCGGTGGCGGCGTCGTTGCCGTTCTGCGCGAGGCGGGATACCGCGAGGATCGTCACGTCGAGCGCGGAGCCGGTGTTCTGCGATGAGCGGATGTGCGCGGCGACGGCGCCCTCCGTGGACCTCTCGATCTCTTCCACGTCTTCGCGCGCGAGCTTCTCGAGGCGCTCCACGAGCGCCGCTTCGAGGGCGCTCTTGGAGCTGAAGTGGTAGAGGAGACCGCCCTTGGAGACACCGGCCGATCGCGCGGTGGCATCGACGGTCGCCGCGCGCTCTCCCTCGTCGACGAGGATGCGCGTGAACGCGTCGAGGACGGCTTCGCGGGCGAGTGGGGGGCGGCTCATGACTCCTCGATCGTACTGGCGGCGGATGCTTCTCGTCTGTTACTATACCGGCTGGACGGTTTAGAAACGGATTTGAAGAATGCTCACCTCGTCGTTGCCCACGCAAGACATCGCCGTGACCCGCGCCGGGTGGCGTGGCTGGTTCGCGCTGGCGGTGCTCATGCTGCCCGTGCTCCTGGTCTCGGTCGACAACACGGTGTTGAGCTTCGCTCTCCCCGAGATCGCACTCGACCTGCAGCCGTCGAGCATCGAGCAGCTCTGGATCATCGACGTCTACCCGTTGGTTCTGGCTGGTCTCCTCGTCACGATGGGCACCCTCGGCGACCGCTTCGGCCGCAAGCGCATGCTGCTGATCGGCGCGACGGGTTTCGCAGCCGTGTCGGCGCTGTCCGCCTTCGCCCCGACGGCGGCTGCTCTCATCGCGGGCCGCGCGTTGATGGGCGTGTTCGGCGCGATGCTCATGCCCTCCACGCTGTCCCTGCTGCGGAGCATCTTCCGCGACCGTGATCAGCGTCGCTTCGCGATCGCGATCTGGGCCTCGGGCTTCTCGGCCGGCGCTGCGCTCGGTCCGATCGTCGGCGGCTTCCTGCTCGAGCACTTCTCGTGGGGCTCGGTATTCCTCATGGCGGTACCGGTGCTCGTGCCTCTGCTCATCCTCGCCCCGATCTTCGTGCCCGAGAGTCGCGACCCCGCGCCTGGCCGCTTCGACCCGATCAGCGTCCTCCTGTCGCTCGCGACCATGGTGCCGATCGTCTATGGCATCAAGAAGCTCGCCGTCGACGGCCCGGTGTCACTCGCGCCCCTGCTCTTCGTCATCGGCGTCGTCTTCGGCTGGTTGTTCGTGCGGCGTCAGCGGCGCCTGTCCGCGCCGATGCTCGACATGACGCTGTTCCAGCGCGGCACGTTCTCGGGCGCGATCCTCGTGAACCTGCTGAGCGTGGTCGGTCTCGTCGGGTTCCTGTACTTCGTCGCCCAGCATCTGCAGCTCGTCGTCGGGCTGACGCCGATGGTCGCGGGCTTCGCCCTGCTCCCGGGGCTCGCCCTCATGATCGTGTCCGGCCTCGCGGTCGTGCCCATCGCGGCGCGTTTCGCACCGCGCGTCGTCGTGCCGATCGCGCTCGGCTTCTCGGCGGTCGCCTACGTGATGGTCGCGCTCTCGACCGCCGACCTCGTTCAGCTCGTCGTGGCATTCGGTCTGCTGGGCGTCGGTATCGGTGCGGCTGAAACGGTGTCGAACGAGCTGATCCTGTCGAGCGCGCCCTCCGCGAAGGCGGGTGCCGCGAGCGCCGTCTCCGAGACGGCGTACGAGGTGGGCGCGGTGCTCGGAACGGCTGTGCTCGGCGGCATCCTGGCGGCGTTCTACCGCGCTCAGCTGGTCCTGCCAGCGGGGCTGCCCGATGCCGCGGCCTCAGCCGCCCGAGAAACCCTCGCCGGGGCTGTCGCCGTCTCGCACATCCTCGACGACGCCACCCTGGCCGAGGCTCTGCGGACCGCCGCGGCACACGCGTTCGACTCGGGTGTGGTCATCACGGCTCTGATCGGGGCGGGCCTCATCGTCGTCGCGGGTGTGATCGCTGCCACTACCCTGGGAGGAACCCGCGGCACGTCGACGAAGTGACGTGCCCCGAGCTCTGAGGAGAGCGATGTCGCGTGTCGTGAAGCTGGCCGTCATCCCCGGTGACGGCATCGGTCCCGAGGTCGTTGCGGAGGCCGTGAAGGTCCTCGACGCGGTCACCGCCGAATCCGAAGTCGTCTTCGAGAAGACGCACTTCTCCCTCGGGGCGGGTCGCTACCTCGAGACGGGCGACACGCTCACCGATGACGACCTCGCGGCCATCGCAGCGCAGGATGCGATCCTGCTCGGCGCCGTCGGGGGAGTCCCCGGCGACCCGCGCCTGAAAGACGCGAACATCGAGCGGGGCCTTCTGCTGAAGCTTCGGTTCGAGCTCGACCACTACGTGAACCTGCGTCCGTCGAAGCTGTACCCCGGTGCGGGCGGTCCGCTCGCCGACCCGGGAGACATCGACTTCGTGGTCGTGCGCGAGGGCACCGAGGGCCCGTACGTCGGCAACGGCGGTGCGATCCGTCGCGGCACTCCGCACGAGGTCGCCAACGAGACGTCGGTGAACACCGCTTTCGGTGTCGAGCGAGTCGTCCGATACGCGTTCGCCCTCGCGGAACGTCGTCGCCATAAGCTCACGCTCGTGCACAAGACGAACGTGCTCGTGCACGCCGGCGGCATGTGGAAGCGGATCGTGGATGCCGTGGCATCCGAGTACCCCGGGGTCGACGTAGACTACCTGCACGTCGACGCGGCAACGATCTTCCTGGTCACGAACCCGGGCCGCTTCGACGTGATCGTCACCGACAACCTTTTCGGCGACATCCTGACCGACTTGGCCGGCGCCGTCACCGGAGGCATCGGCCTCGCCGCTTCGGGCAACATCAACCCCGACGGCGCGTTCCCCTCGATGTTCGAGCCCGTCCACGGATCGGCGCCCGACATCGCGGGCACCCAGAAGGCCGACCCCACGGCCGCGATCCTCTCCGTCGCCCTCCTGCTCGATCACCTCGGGCTCACCGACGAAGCCGCCCGCGTCACCCGCGCGGTCGAGGACGACATCGCGAGCCGCGACGGCGCCCGCAGCACCGCTCAGATCGGCGACGCCATCGTCGAACGCGTCCAGGCGTAACCTGGACCGATCGGCCCGCATCGCCCCCGCGCATCGAACAGTTTTGGATCACGAATGACCACCATCGACACTGACCCCGACACCGGACTCGACCCGCTCGAGTTCGCCGTCACCCGCAACCTCGCGGCGAAGAGCGCGGCGGATCGCGACGCGATCCTCGCCAACCCCGGGTTCGGGCAGAGCTTCACCGACCACATGGTCGACATCTGCTGGTCGGTCCGCGGCGGCTGGCACCGCCCGCGCGTCTCGCCCTACGGGCCGATCTCGCTCGACCCGGCCGCAGCTGTCCTGCACTACGGACAGGAGATCTTCGAGGGCATCAAGGCCTACCGTCACGCCGACGGATCCGTGCACACCTTCCGCCCCGACCAGAACGGTCGTCGTCTGCAGCGCTCGGCCCGCCGCCTGGCGCTGCCCGAGCTGCCCGTGCCGTACTTCCTGCAGTCGCTGCGCGAGCTGATCGCCGTCGACGGCGCGTGGGTGCCGTCGGGCGAGGATCAGAGCCTCTACCTGCGGCCGTTCATGTTCGCGAAGGAGGCGTTCCTCGGCGTGCGCCCCGCGCACAAGGTCGCGTACTACCTCATCGCCAGCCCCGCGGGTGCGTACTTCAAGGGCGGCGTGAAGCCGGTCTCGATCTGGCTCAGCGAGGACTACTCGCGCGCCGGCAAGGGCGGTACCGGTGCGGCGAAGACCGGTGGCAACTACGCCGCCAGCCTCCTGCCCCAGTCCGAGGCGTACGAGAACGAGTGCGACCAGGTCGTCTTCCTCGACCAGGACCGCAACGTCGAAGAGCTCGGCGGCATGAACGTCGTGTTCGTCTACAAGGACGGCACGATCGTCACCCCGCAGTCCGACTCGATCCTCGAGGGCATCACGCGCGACTCGCTGCTGCAGCTCGCTCGCGACCGTGGACACCACGTCGAGGGACGCAACGTCTCGCTCGACGAGTGGCGCCAGGGTGTGGCATCCGGAGACATCGTCGAGGTGTTCGCGTG
Protein-coding regions in this window:
- a CDS encoding DNA polymerase III subunit gamma/tau, which encodes MSTPRDDDALSWGGDDDPTLDVGDKRTPDPVGEPVAGPEPLVPQPPVSDAPPTREAPRAPEAAASVDSPSDATPDAAHSAPLGNVGLVGIGMVAATFLLFALGWLLSGRQLQSLGIPIPDVTVVAMTIGATLAPIVWFVTVLVLTRSWRTWQRFPLLILGIVLLVPWPFLSMGSLA
- the serA gene encoding phosphoglycerate dehydrogenase → MTKPVVLIAEELSPATIDALGPDFDVRNVDGTDRPALLSALADAHAVLVRSATQIDAEALAAAPSLKVVARAGVGLDNVDIKSATAAGVMVVNAPTSNIISAAELTVGHVLSLARRIPAAHSSLAQGLWKRSLFTGTELFEKTIGIIGLGRIGALIAARLQAFDMRVIAYDPYVTAARAQQLGVQLVSLDELLEQSDFVTIHMPKTPETTGMIGAEQLRRMKKTAYVINVARGGLIDEEALFDALTAGEIAGAGLDVFSTEPPAEGGPARKLLDLPNVVVTPHLGASTEEAQEKAGVSVARSVKLALEGDLVPDAVNVAGGAIDPFVRPGIALVEMLGQFFSGLADSALTSLDIEVRGELAAYDVSVYRLAALKGYFSRIVSESVSYVNAPLFAEQRGVEARLVVEAESPLYRNITILRGTLADGSTLTVAGTLAGTRMVPKVVAINGYDIEVPIEKHHLVMRYADRPGIVAIYGQKLGEAGINIAGLQVAAPDATGRALSVLTVDSPVPDEILGAMREAVGADLFRQIDIVRRLTRQRSGEGVAGAAPFVVSGMVLYGVFMA
- a CDS encoding TetR/AcrR family transcriptional regulator; the protein is MSRPPLAREAVLDAFTRILVDEGERAATVDATARSAGVSKGGLLYHFSSKSALEAALVERLEKLAREDVEEIERSTEGAVAAHIRSSQNTGSALDVTILAVSRLAQNGNDAATASLRRVRELWEDSLRGHTRDETALQIVLLVSDGLYFNAVLDLNAVPSPRVEGADLDKLIAAVVAATT
- a CDS encoding MFS transporter, whose protein sequence is MLTSSLPTQDIAVTRAGWRGWFALAVLMLPVLLVSVDNTVLSFALPEIALDLQPSSIEQLWIIDVYPLVLAGLLVTMGTLGDRFGRKRMLLIGATGFAAVSALSAFAPTAAALIAGRALMGVFGAMLMPSTLSLLRSIFRDRDQRRFAIAIWASGFSAGAALGPIVGGFLLEHFSWGSVFLMAVPVLVPLLILAPIFVPESRDPAPGRFDPISVLLSLATMVPIVYGIKKLAVDGPVSLAPLLFVIGVVFGWLFVRRQRRLSAPMLDMTLFQRGTFSGAILVNLLSVVGLVGFLYFVAQHLQLVVGLTPMVAGFALLPGLALMIVSGLAVVPIAARFAPRVVVPIALGFSAVAYVMVALSTADLVQLVVAFGLLGVGIGAAETVSNELILSSAPSAKAGAASAVSETAYEVGAVLGTAVLGGILAAFYRAQLVLPAGLPDAAASAARETLAGAVAVSHILDDATLAEALRTAAAHAFDSGVVITALIGAGLIVVAGVIAATTLGGTRGTSTK
- a CDS encoding 3-isopropylmalate dehydrogenase translates to MSRVVKLAVIPGDGIGPEVVAEAVKVLDAVTAESEVVFEKTHFSLGAGRYLETGDTLTDDDLAAIAAQDAILLGAVGGVPGDPRLKDANIERGLLLKLRFELDHYVNLRPSKLYPGAGGPLADPGDIDFVVVREGTEGPYVGNGGAIRRGTPHEVANETSVNTAFGVERVVRYAFALAERRRHKLTLVHKTNVLVHAGGMWKRIVDAVASEYPGVDVDYLHVDAATIFLVTNPGRFDVIVTDNLFGDILTDLAGAVTGGIGLAASGNINPDGAFPSMFEPVHGSAPDIAGTQKADPTAAILSVALLLDHLGLTDEAARVTRAVEDDIASRDGARSTAQIGDAIVERVQA
- a CDS encoding branched-chain amino acid aminotransferase, with the protein product MTTIDTDPDTGLDPLEFAVTRNLAAKSAADRDAILANPGFGQSFTDHMVDICWSVRGGWHRPRVSPYGPISLDPAAAVLHYGQEIFEGIKAYRHADGSVHTFRPDQNGRRLQRSARRLALPELPVPYFLQSLRELIAVDGAWVPSGEDQSLYLRPFMFAKEAFLGVRPAHKVAYYLIASPAGAYFKGGVKPVSIWLSEDYSRAGKGGTGAAKTGGNYAASLLPQSEAYENECDQVVFLDQDRNVEELGGMNVVFVYKDGTIVTPQSDSILEGITRDSLLQLARDRGHHVEGRNVSLDEWRQGVASGDIVEVFACGTAAVVTPIGMLKGRDFIDEQPTGTLALELREELTNIQYGRAADKHGWLYRLDA